One Paenibacillus crassostreae DNA segment encodes these proteins:
- a CDS encoding glycoside hydrolase family 2 protein has product MADQLVRNEYPRPQFIREAWMSLNGEWEFDYDDEGMGEREAWYEDHVFGSEINVPFCYQSQLSGIGDTGFHDIVWYRKVFSLPENYKRGRLLLHFGAVDYEAKVWVNGKVVVQHEGGHTPFHADITDVLAEGDNTVVVKATDYSRDVTLPRGKQFWEEKSAGIFYTRTTGIWQSVWLEPVPETHIRRIRLTPDIDENNIALDIFLSGYRPGVVVSVKAAITFKGEFVVEDTFSLRHESANRHIHLEDFNDHGLGRWWTPEKPNLYDLELTLSVDGVVADTVKSYFGMRKISIEDGKLLLNNRSYFMKMVLDQGYFPEGILTAPSDDELRRDVELTKEMGFNGARKHQKIEDPRYLYWADRLGLLVWGEMANAYQFSESYVARMTKEWIQAVERDYNHPCIVAWVPLNESWGVPNILVDKQQQQHALSVYHMTKSLDPTRPVISNDGWELVSTDLVTVHDYEWRREVLTERYATKDAALSAQPGNRWILVPGFPYAGQPILATEFGGISFKKNEWEGWGYSGAVNEEDFAERLKNIVEPMLQSPVIQGFCYTQFSDVEQEINGLLTYDRKPKLSLDMIRSIVEGTRI; this is encoded by the coding sequence ATGGCTGACCAACTAGTACGCAATGAATATCCCCGTCCACAATTTATACGTGAGGCATGGATGAGCTTGAACGGGGAATGGGAATTCGATTATGACGACGAAGGGATGGGGGAGCGAGAAGCATGGTATGAAGATCATGTGTTCGGCAGTGAAATCAACGTACCTTTCTGTTACCAGAGCCAATTAAGCGGAATAGGTGATACAGGATTTCATGATATCGTCTGGTACCGGAAAGTATTTTCCTTACCGGAAAATTATAAAAGGGGACGGTTGCTCCTTCATTTTGGCGCCGTAGATTATGAAGCGAAAGTATGGGTGAACGGGAAGGTTGTAGTGCAACACGAAGGCGGACATACGCCGTTTCATGCCGACATTACAGATGTCCTTGCTGAAGGTGACAATACCGTCGTAGTAAAGGCAACCGATTATAGCCGGGATGTGACTTTACCGCGGGGCAAACAGTTCTGGGAAGAGAAATCCGCGGGGATATTCTATACACGCACAACCGGAATTTGGCAGAGTGTATGGCTTGAACCGGTACCGGAAACACATATCCGGAGAATCCGGTTGACTCCAGATATAGACGAAAATAATATTGCATTGGACATTTTTCTGTCCGGTTATCGCCCGGGAGTCGTGGTTAGCGTAAAAGCTGCCATTACATTTAAGGGAGAATTTGTTGTGGAAGATACGTTTTCGCTGCGACATGAGTCAGCCAATCGCCATATTCATCTTGAAGATTTCAACGACCATGGTCTGGGACGCTGGTGGACGCCTGAGAAACCGAATTTATATGATCTGGAATTAACTTTAAGTGTAGACGGTGTGGTTGCGGATACGGTGAAGAGCTATTTCGGCATGCGGAAAATATCCATAGAAGATGGAAAATTACTGCTGAATAACCGCTCCTATTTTATGAAAATGGTGCTGGATCAAGGTTATTTCCCAGAGGGCATATTGACTGCCCCGAGTGATGATGAACTGCGCCGGGACGTGGAATTGACGAAGGAAATGGGCTTCAACGGAGCGCGTAAGCACCAGAAAATCGAAGACCCGCGCTACTTGTATTGGGCGGATCGCCTGGGGCTGCTGGTTTGGGGAGAGATGGCGAATGCTTATCAATTCTCAGAGTCATATGTGGCGCGAATGACCAAGGAGTGGATTCAGGCTGTGGAGCGGGATTATAATCATCCGTGTATCGTGGCCTGGGTACCGCTCAATGAGAGTTGGGGCGTGCCCAATATTCTGGTTGATAAGCAGCAACAGCAACACGCATTATCGGTCTATCATATGACGAAATCACTAGATCCGACACGTCCTGTCATTTCGAATGATGGATGGGAGTTAGTGAGCACCGATTTGGTGACGGTTCATGATTATGAATGGCGACGCGAAGTGTTGACGGAGCGGTATGCTACCAAGGATGCGGCACTAAGCGCCCAACCGGGCAATCGGTGGATTTTGGTCCCCGGTTTCCCTTATGCGGGTCAACCGATTCTGGCAACGGAGTTCGGAGGTATCTCCTTCAAGAAGAATGAGTGGGAAGGATGGGGATACTCCGGGGCGGTCAATGAGGAAGATTTTGCAGAGCGGTTGAAGAACATCGTGGAGCCAATGCTGCAATCTCCGGTCATTCAAGGATTCTGCTACACACAATTCAGTGATGTGGAGCAGGAGATTAACGGTTTGTTGACTTATGACCGGAAACCGAAGCTTTCGCTGGATATGATTCGCTCTATAGTGGAAGGAACCCGGATTTAA
- a CDS encoding family 43 glycosylhydrolase gives MRFGKWLVIVILLLAAGACSPVEQEPTRTWSNPMSLPDEWEEYGLGDPFIFSFNGYYYLYVSTRDTDAGVKVWSSPDLMDWTYRGLCTEDPVTTAAYAPEVRYWNGKFYMYTSPAGNGHYVLESETPVGPFRVVTDNFGRTIDASTFVDDDGTWYFYYAGTGGIDAAPMDSPLSVTATGAPTGAFMDGWTEGATVFKRNGLYYMTYTGNHVFSNGYRINAAVSESPLGPFKPFEENPVLVRTEGKTVGLGHNSLVTGPDLDSTYMIYHNLEGPGIVGPLRHMNMDRLFWDGNRFSVAGPTDTPQPAPALPVFFDRFERDKLGKAWLESGKGNWSIDRDKGAVVQAGDTTGPAMIRTKSETESGFTAEFYLRAESEAKAESRIGAVFSYKDEKNYGAVWLNPKLGRMELTERSGGTDHILGEADLPKDFDYSQWHKIRIEHAPVGNVGNANLHVYIDEMQKYAGSSATGGGAIGYAAVGLDVCFGYVAYNNDVNGSSDGRYYQPLPGQVQAVHFEEGKEGKTYGVTQEADVDASSPYRPGTMSMESDGNDGYVLSGLLAGDWANYLVNTGESAPYSIRFRIRPLSESVAFQLVDQDNREIAGFSAAKEEAGEWQTVSSGEIMLPAGQQRWKLKITGGTLDLDWFRVERYQSVEKWEDNFDDGNDFGWTRFEGMWSVKDGELRASSVSPAKSLTGEPGWSDYSVQADLQRMENEGRAGLLVRATEPANGLDQNQNRSDFVRGYYIYADAEGLHLDKINYGIIPLKSVAWGTNAPGVDGKFHLKVSVRGATIEVYTGNSSESVLSYTDRSASPFLQGRIGLQSEDVAVRIDRIGVDPLH, from the coding sequence ATGCGTTTTGGAAAATGGCTGGTGATCGTTATACTGCTGCTAGCAGCGGGGGCTTGTTCACCTGTGGAGCAAGAGCCGACCCGGACTTGGAGTAACCCTATGTCATTACCGGATGAATGGGAAGAGTATGGACTTGGAGACCCCTTTATTTTTTCATTTAACGGGTATTATTACTTGTACGTGAGCACGCGAGATACGGATGCTGGGGTCAAAGTATGGAGCTCACCGGATTTGATGGATTGGACGTATCGCGGATTGTGTACGGAGGATCCGGTTACAACAGCTGCGTATGCGCCCGAGGTCCGGTACTGGAACGGCAAATTTTATATGTATACTTCCCCGGCGGGAAATGGCCATTATGTGCTGGAAAGTGAGACGCCCGTGGGACCTTTCCGTGTGGTGACGGACAATTTCGGAAGAACGATTGACGCCTCGACTTTCGTGGACGATGATGGGACCTGGTATTTCTATTATGCGGGAACTGGAGGGATCGATGCTGCACCGATGGATTCACCGTTGTCTGTAACGGCTACTGGTGCTCCCACAGGAGCGTTTATGGATGGGTGGACTGAAGGGGCGACAGTATTTAAAAGAAACGGGTTGTACTATATGACCTATACCGGGAATCATGTTTTCAGCAATGGTTACCGGATCAATGCGGCGGTCAGTGAGTCGCCCTTAGGGCCATTCAAGCCGTTTGAAGAGAATCCCGTTCTGGTACGAACGGAAGGGAAAACGGTCGGGCTGGGTCATAACTCGCTTGTCACCGGGCCGGATCTCGATTCCACGTACATGATTTATCATAATCTGGAGGGGCCGGGCATTGTAGGGCCACTGCGCCATATGAACATGGACCGGCTCTTCTGGGACGGTAACAGATTCTCTGTAGCCGGACCCACAGACACGCCCCAACCTGCTCCGGCTTTGCCTGTATTTTTTGACCGATTTGAGCGGGATAAGCTCGGCAAAGCGTGGCTTGAATCTGGGAAAGGAAACTGGTCGATCGATCGCGATAAGGGAGCTGTTGTCCAGGCGGGGGATACGACTGGCCCAGCTATGATACGGACTAAATCCGAGACGGAGTCTGGGTTTACGGCAGAGTTTTATCTTCGCGCGGAGAGCGAAGCGAAAGCGGAGTCTAGGATCGGAGCAGTCTTCTCGTACAAGGATGAAAAAAACTATGGAGCGGTATGGTTGAATCCCAAGTTGGGTCGGATGGAGCTGACTGAACGTTCCGGCGGGACAGACCATATCCTTGGAGAAGCTGATCTACCCAAAGACTTTGATTACAGTCAGTGGCATAAAATCCGGATCGAGCATGCTCCTGTCGGGAATGTCGGTAACGCCAATCTGCACGTATATATTGACGAGATGCAGAAATACGCCGGATCGTCGGCGACAGGTGGAGGCGCCATCGGTTATGCTGCGGTTGGACTGGATGTGTGTTTCGGTTACGTCGCGTACAACAACGATGTGAACGGCAGCAGTGACGGAAGGTACTATCAGCCGTTGCCGGGACAAGTGCAAGCGGTTCATTTTGAGGAAGGTAAGGAAGGTAAAACCTATGGGGTTACACAGGAAGCAGATGTGGATGCCAGCTCTCCATATCGCCCGGGCACTATGAGTATGGAGAGCGATGGTAACGACGGTTACGTACTGTCCGGATTGCTAGCGGGGGACTGGGCGAACTACTTAGTGAATACAGGGGAATCCGCGCCATATTCGATTCGGTTTCGTATCCGTCCTCTATCGGAGAGTGTGGCATTCCAACTGGTTGACCAGGATAACAGGGAGATTGCGGGATTCTCGGCAGCTAAGGAGGAAGCGGGAGAATGGCAGACGGTATCCTCAGGGGAAATCATGTTGCCAGCGGGGCAACAACGCTGGAAGCTGAAAATTACAGGTGGAACTCTGGACCTTGACTGGTTTCGGGTTGAGCGTTACCAGTCTGTCGAGAAATGGGAGGATAACTTTGATGATGGCAATGATTTTGGTTGGACCAGGTTTGAAGGCATGTGGTCTGTGAAGGACGGAGAACTGCGGGCTTCTTCGGTGTCACCTGCCAAATCCTTGACTGGCGAACCCGGTTGGTCCGATTATAGCGTTCAGGCCGATCTACAGCGAATGGAGAATGAAGGGCGAGCGGGTCTGCTCGTTCGGGCTACAGAACCGGCAAATGGGCTGGATCAGAACCAGAACCGGTCCGATTTTGTCCGCGGGTATTATATTTATGCCGATGCCGAAGGTTTGCATCTTGATAAAATCAACTATGGCATTATCCCGTTAAAAAGCGTGGCCTGGGGAACGAATGCCCCTGGAGTGGATGGAAAGTTTCATTTAAAGGTGTCTGTGCGAGGTGCAACGATTGAGGTATATACGGGCAATTCAAGCGAATCGGTTCTTTCTTATACCGATCGCAGTGCTTCACCATTTCTTCAGGGACGGATCGGTCTGCAGAGCGAAGATGTTGCGGTCCGTATAGATCGGATCGGGGTAGATCCGTTACATTAA
- a CDS encoding VOC family protein: MAKITTYIMSEDAKAQAEFYTHALGGEILSVMTHGQLPEAKEELKEKVVNMSLIAGGINFLMSDSVFEPIIRGNAINLSLEFATEAEAREAFDKLSEGGNVKCPLEPAFWGALFGQIEDKFGIMWMITTVGPTA; the protein is encoded by the coding sequence ATGGCAAAAATCACAACTTATATTATGTCGGAGGACGCAAAAGCTCAAGCTGAGTTCTACACCCATGCGCTTGGTGGAGAGATCCTCTCCGTTATGACGCATGGGCAGCTTCCTGAAGCAAAGGAAGAGCTCAAGGAAAAAGTCGTTAACATGAGTCTGATTGCCGGAGGAATTAACTTCTTAATGTCCGATTCCGTATTTGAGCCGATAATTCGGGGGAACGCCATAAATCTGTCTCTCGAGTTCGCAACAGAGGCCGAAGCCCGCGAAGCCTTTGATAAGCTATCTGAAGGCGGTAATGTGAAGTGCCCGTTGGAGCCAGCGTTCTGGGGCGCCTTGTTCGGACAAATCGAAGACAAATTCGGCATAATGTGGATGATCACCACCGTGGGACCGACTGCCTAA
- a CDS encoding dihydrofolate reductase family protein yields the protein MGKIIASIYLSLDGVMEEPAWTAPFWNDELSDFQGEVFKVSDALLLGRVTYEGMAAAWPNMEEEGAARMNSIPKYVPTTTLGEPQWNASFIKNNMIEEVAKLKQETDKQYLIYGSGHLTRSLMEHNLIDEYHLIVCPVVLGKGKRLFTEQNPKNLKLVDVKKTSTGVAILTYQASE from the coding sequence ATGGGAAAAATCATAGCTTCGATTTATCTATCACTGGACGGAGTCATGGAAGAGCCGGCTTGGACAGCACCTTTCTGGAATGATGAACTGTCCGATTTCCAGGGCGAAGTGTTTAAAGTGAGCGACGCGCTTCTTCTGGGGCGGGTTACTTACGAAGGTATGGCCGCGGCATGGCCCAATATGGAGGAAGAGGGTGCCGCCAGGATGAATTCTATTCCTAAATATGTACCTACCACCACACTGGGAGAACCCCAATGGAACGCGAGTTTCATCAAGAACAACATGATAGAAGAAGTGGCTAAGCTTAAGCAGGAAACAGATAAACAATATTTGATTTATGGCAGCGGTCACTTGACTCGCTCCTTGATGGAGCACAATCTTATCGATGAATATCACCTTATCGTCTGTCCAGTCGTATTAGGCAAGGGCAAACGACTTTTTACAGAACAGAATCCAAAAAACTTGAAGCTGGTAGACGTTAAAAAAACATCAACTGGGGTGGCCATTTTAACCTATCAAGCCTCAGAATGA
- a CDS encoding dihydrofolate reductase family protein: MEIRGESMSQEFIRSNTENRKLRKVIMLMHISLDGFVQGEQDWDISWISFTDELGQYSKDILSTVDTVMWGRGTYQGMQNYWTSVPGNPSASDYDKGHAEWINKTTKIVFSTTLDQTDWANSRLVKVNMKEEIIRLKEQPGGDIIILGSPRFASNVTRHRLIDEYRINVHPVILGSGLPLFNNLTDRIKLKLVANRIFQSGVTGLVYQLDN, from the coding sequence TTGGAAATTAGAGGAGAATCTATGTCACAGGAATTTATTCGTTCAAACACGGAGAATCGAAAACTGAGAAAAGTAATTATGCTAATGCACATATCGCTGGATGGTTTCGTTCAAGGAGAGCAGGATTGGGACATAAGTTGGATCTCTTTTACTGACGAGCTTGGCCAATATTCGAAAGATATTCTGAGCACAGTGGACACAGTCATGTGGGGGCGTGGAACGTACCAGGGTATGCAGAATTACTGGACTTCGGTGCCGGGTAATCCGTCGGCGTCGGACTATGACAAGGGGCACGCAGAATGGATTAACAAGACGACTAAAATTGTGTTTTCCACCACTCTGGATCAAACGGACTGGGCAAACTCCAGGCTAGTGAAGGTAAATATGAAGGAAGAGATCATTCGCCTTAAGGAGCAACCTGGAGGAGATATCATCATCCTCGGAAGTCCAAGATTCGCAAGCAATGTCACCCGACATAGACTAATCGATGAGTATCGGATTAACGTCCACCCGGTTATCCTCGGCAGTGGATTACCTCTCTTTAACAACCTCACAGACCGGATCAAGCTGAAACTCGTCGCAAACCGAATATTCCAATCGGGAGTTACAGGGCTTGTCTACCAGTTGGATAATTAA
- a CDS encoding TetR/AcrR family transcriptional regulator → MGEIRNAERTRKKILEAARGEFFSKGYTGTRIESIATRANVKKQLLYHYFKGKEEIFEAVMENLYSQHLPISLKTPTNPVLLAEHRLEVNIEYRMDFLKFTAWQALEDQPDNPHRNTIRKQVLQSYVEDLSSKQEFGLVPEDLDPALLTLAITSLTTYPLVFADATKMITGMSPTDKEFQEKWKTFLTKISEKILTKDSSS, encoded by the coding sequence TTGGGTGAGATTCGAAACGCGGAACGTACGCGGAAAAAGATACTGGAAGCAGCAAGAGGAGAATTTTTCTCGAAAGGGTACACAGGTACTCGAATAGAATCGATCGCTACGAGAGCGAATGTTAAGAAGCAATTGTTATATCATTACTTTAAGGGGAAAGAAGAGATCTTCGAAGCGGTGATGGAGAACCTATATTCTCAACATCTGCCAATTTCTTTAAAAACACCTACTAATCCAGTGCTTCTGGCAGAGCATCGATTAGAAGTAAACATAGAATATCGAATGGATTTTCTAAAGTTTACAGCTTGGCAAGCGCTTGAAGACCAACCAGATAACCCGCATAGGAATACAATAAGAAAGCAAGTTCTTCAATCCTATGTTGAGGATCTAAGTTCTAAACAAGAATTTGGACTTGTTCCTGAAGATTTGGACCCTGCCTTATTGACCTTAGCGATAACCAGCTTAACCACTTATCCGCTTGTTTTTGCTGATGCAACAAAAATGATTACCGGAATGTCTCCAACCGACAAAGAATTTCAAGAAAAGTGGAAGACTTTTCTTACAAAAATAAGTGAAAAAATTCTTACTAAAGATAGCAGCAGTTAA
- a CDS encoding DNA alkylation repair protein: MNLETVMQELEELGKERTKKIYISNGAHEPLFGVATGAMKPIFKKIKINQPLAEQLYATGNYDAMYFAGIIADPQAMTGADYDRWIDTAYFYMLSDFVVAVTLSESDIAQEVADKWIASGEELRMSAGWSCYCWLLGNRRDSEFSESKIVKMLELVENTIHESPERTKYAMNSFIYTVGVSYLPLHDRAVETAKAVGPVEITQDNSKSKFLNASDTIQKAVDKSRIGFKRKHVRC; encoded by the coding sequence ATGAATTTAGAAACAGTTATGCAGGAGCTTGAGGAGCTCGGCAAGGAACGAACCAAGAAAATCTATATATCTAATGGCGCACACGAACCGCTTTTTGGCGTGGCAACTGGTGCTATGAAACCCATCTTCAAGAAAATTAAAATAAATCAACCTTTGGCTGAGCAACTTTACGCCACGGGGAATTACGACGCCATGTACTTTGCTGGTATCATTGCGGATCCCCAAGCCATGACTGGAGCAGATTATGATCGTTGGATAGATACGGCTTATTTTTACATGCTGTCTGATTTTGTGGTTGCAGTAACCCTGTCAGAATCAGATATTGCACAAGAAGTTGCCGATAAATGGATTGCAAGCGGTGAAGAACTGAGAATGTCAGCGGGCTGGAGTTGTTACTGTTGGCTTTTGGGAAATCGTCGTGACAGTGAATTTTCCGAGAGCAAAATTGTCAAAATGCTTGAACTTGTGGAAAATACAATTCACGAATCTCCCGAACGAACGAAATACGCTATGAATAGTTTTATTTACACAGTGGGTGTATCCTATTTGCCACTCCATGATCGTGCAGTTGAGACCGCTAAGGCAGTAGGACCAGTAGAAATTACACAAGATAATTCGAAAAGCAAGTTCCTCAACGCTTCCGATACTATTCAAAAGGCAGTAGATAAATCACGAATTGGTTTCAAACGCAAACATGTAAGGTGTTAA
- the sstT gene encoding serine/threonine transporter SstT, translating to MRTLIHKWNKVSLVQRILLGIIVGIALALSIPNATGISIFGSLFVSALKAVAPVLVLLIVMSAISKHKKGQQTNMKSILALYGLSTFLAGLIAVIASFMFPVSLSLVTGASDLTPPEGIVEVLKTLLFQVVDNPVNALMNANYIGILTWAILLGIVLRNAKDSTKDMLDNFSDAVSQIVKWVISLAPLGIMGLVFDSITANGLSSLLDYGKLLFVLIGCMLFMALVVNPLIVYLNIRRNPYPLVFHCLKQSGITAFFTRSSAANIPVNMRLCEEMDLDADTYSVSIPLGATINMAGAAVTISVLTLAAVHTVGTEVDFGMALMLSILSAVAAAGASGVAGGSLLLIPLACSLFGISNDVAIQVVGVGFIIGVLQDSFETSLNSSSDLLFTATAEYAKKRKEGKDFVIKI from the coding sequence TTGAGAACATTAATACACAAGTGGAACAAAGTCAGTCTGGTACAACGAATACTTCTGGGCATTATAGTTGGTATAGCCTTGGCTTTATCCATTCCTAATGCAACAGGAATCAGCATTTTCGGATCCTTGTTTGTATCCGCATTAAAGGCAGTTGCTCCTGTATTGGTCTTGCTCATAGTGATGTCAGCTATCTCAAAGCACAAAAAAGGCCAGCAAACGAATATGAAAAGTATTCTTGCTCTATATGGTTTAAGTACATTTTTGGCTGGGCTAATAGCTGTTATTGCAAGTTTTATGTTTCCGGTAAGCTTGTCACTTGTAACGGGTGCTAGCGACTTGACTCCACCTGAAGGGATTGTAGAAGTCCTTAAGACTTTGCTATTTCAGGTTGTCGACAACCCAGTTAACGCCTTAATGAATGCCAACTATATCGGTATTCTGACATGGGCTATCCTTCTTGGGATTGTTTTAAGAAATGCTAAAGACAGCACAAAAGACATGCTCGATAATTTTTCAGATGCCGTTTCACAAATCGTCAAATGGGTAATTAGCTTAGCACCATTAGGCATCATGGGACTTGTTTTTGATTCTATTACAGCAAATGGACTTTCTTCCTTGCTCGATTACGGTAAACTGCTTTTTGTTCTTATTGGATGTATGCTATTTATGGCGCTTGTTGTAAATCCATTGATCGTATATCTAAATATTCGTAGAAATCCTTACCCACTTGTTTTTCATTGTCTCAAGCAAAGTGGGATTACCGCATTTTTTACTCGCAGTTCGGCTGCAAACATCCCAGTTAATATGAGATTATGTGAGGAAATGGATCTGGATGCGGATACCTATTCGGTGTCCATTCCATTAGGTGCTACCATTAATATGGCGGGTGCAGCTGTGACGATTTCTGTCTTGACTCTCGCTGCTGTTCATACGGTTGGCACTGAAGTGGATTTTGGTATGGCGCTCATGCTTAGCATTCTATCCGCTGTAGCTGCTGCAGGTGCCTCAGGTGTTGCCGGCGGGTCGCTCTTACTGATTCCTCTAGCATGCAGCTTATTCGGTATTTCGAATGATGTTGCGATACAGGTCGTTGGTGTAGGTTTCATCATCGGTGTTTTACAAGACTCTTTTGAAACATCTCTTAACTCATCCTCCGACCTACTTTTTACAGCAACAGCTGAATATGCAAAGAAACGTAAAGAAGGCAAGGATTTTGTGATTAAAATTTAA
- a CDS encoding YitT family protein has protein sequence MHRARKQKTNKLKILSKVLLIIIGALIAAYGLESVLIPNNVSDGGVTGLSIVGSQLFGLPLGLLIAVLNIPFVWLGYKQIGKSFAIYSVIGIASLAIGTSLMHHVPTIIQGDTLLITVVGGIIIGFGMGLALRNGGAIDGIDMLAVLLSRKLPFGTSDLILFLNMFVFIVVSTVFSLQGAILSAIAYFIASKVIHIVEEGLSGSKTFKIITKQPELMVETIRDRLGRGATYSDAYGGYSNEQFKEITCVINRLEESKIKEIIHEIDENAFVTVYDVAEVKGGSFKKHNIH, from the coding sequence ATGCATCGAGCTAGAAAACAAAAAACCAACAAACTGAAGATACTCTCAAAAGTATTATTGATTATTATTGGGGCTCTAATAGCTGCATATGGACTAGAGTCAGTATTAATACCAAACAACGTCTCAGACGGTGGTGTGACAGGTCTAAGTATCGTTGGTTCACAACTATTTGGATTACCGTTAGGGCTCCTAATTGCTGTACTTAACATCCCTTTTGTGTGGTTAGGATATAAGCAAATTGGTAAAAGTTTCGCTATTTATTCAGTTATCGGTATTGCTTCACTAGCCATCGGCACTAGTCTTATGCATCATGTACCCACAATTATTCAAGGTGATACCTTATTAATTACCGTTGTTGGTGGTATTATCATTGGTTTTGGTATGGGGTTAGCATTGCGTAATGGTGGTGCAATAGATGGGATTGATATGTTAGCTGTATTACTTTCACGAAAATTACCTTTTGGGACAAGTGATCTAATATTATTCTTAAATATGTTTGTTTTTATTGTTGTTTCAACAGTATTTAGTCTACAAGGAGCTATTCTGTCAGCCATCGCTTACTTTATTGCTTCTAAAGTAATTCATATTGTTGAAGAAGGGTTAAGCGGTTCTAAAACCTTTAAAATTATTACAAAACAACCTGAATTAATGGTAGAAACCATTCGTGATCGATTAGGTCGTGGGGCAACATATAGCGATGCTTACGGTGGGTATTCAAATGAACAATTTAAGGAGATCACATGTGTTATTAACCGTTTGGAGGAAAGCAAAATTAAGGAAATCATTCATGAAATTGATGAGAATGCCTTTGTTACGGTATATGATGTAGCAGAAGTTAAGGGTGGTAGTTTCAAAAAGCATAATATTCATTAG